Below is a window of Gossypium hirsutum isolate 1008001.06 chromosome A12, Gossypium_hirsutum_v2.1, whole genome shotgun sequence DNA.
TGGTTGCAGGTCTCAATATTAAGATGTCGATTGTTTCTCAAACATCTCCCATTTCCTTATTTTGTTCAATAGTCTAGGAGTTTATTTAAATAGCACTTGTTTCAGTAAGTATAGCAAGTTGTGCTTGATAACTTGGTTAGAATAGTTTCACCTACAGTATTGCGCTGTTTGACACCACAAATCCCTATATTTATTGATCACAAAAAGTAGAGATAAAAACCAAATGTTGTAATGTGATCCCTATATTTACGCTTCTTGCTCTGATTCACAACTGCATCTTCCATTCCAAATGAAACTTGATAACCAATAGACCTGATGAAGGATTAGGCTATTTGTCTAAACTCGAAGGTCTGTTATATCAAGTTATGTTTTTATATGcaaataataatctaaaatgAATTATGATAGTTGAGTCGAGTTTGTCtcaagtttaattttttaatatagatTGGGCTTAGAcaaatttttaaacttatttttcgaACTGAACCGAACCTAGAaaacgaaattaaaattttatatcgaCCTTGGCCCGGAATCAACCCTACTCATGATCAGATTCAATTACAATCTGACTAATAATATTAAGTTACACaatgtttaatgtatttcatCACTTCGGTTAATCACTTATATAGTTATTTTATGCGGTTTATTTAACTGCATTATAAGTATAAAGGTTACACTTTGAACATAAGTATAAAGTTCACACACATGGTGTAGTAGGActtcgtttttattttttaattatatacctaataaaagaatttatttaGAAATTTAAGCTACATTTTAGATTATAGGAAATTAGTCCTCTCTTTTTTTATTAGAGTGAACTCACCAAGTCAAAAGGTTGTTTCAGTAATATTTAtaacacaatatttattttaaaatttaaaattaaaataataataaaaaacttcgAAACTCATCATATCAGATAGCGGATGCAGTATGCTTGAGACACGTGGCCAAATTATTTTAAGTTCaagatagttttttttaaataaaaaaagtgtcACCATTTTTCGGAAAAAGTTAAATATAAACCACAAACCATTTGAGGGTTGGTTCACTTTGGGTGTGTGCGAGAGCACAATTTAGTGAATCCGTCGCTTGTAACAACTTCACTAGTCCTATTTTCAGTTAAGCTAATTTGATTCTCTTTCTATCGAGGGAGGCATGAATCTATGCATTTATATCGATCCTGTCATGATTTGGATTGCGAACCGAAGAAGAAAAATTAGTTTGCAGGAACTCGGATGGAACTGGTTGGAAGCTTGGCACATTACCGTCCGTCGGGACTAATCCCTTCCTACAACTGGAGGAAAAATGGCATGTTTTGGGACTTTGGGTATGACCCACTCCTCAACCAAATTAGAATAGACAGTGTGAAACCATACGCCTGGTTGGTCGTCCAGTACGCAATTCATACTGGCCTAAATATGTGAAGTTCAGTTACCATTACCTTTATTTCTTTATGGTTCTTTGTTGCTTTGATGCCATTACCGTTTTTTAGTttcatttatgtgttttgattcgCAATGCGCTTTCCAACAAACCTTTGGGTTTCGAAGCTCCCAGGCTGGAGTTTGAGGATCCAAGAGTCATCACGTTTTGGGAAATGGGTTGAGGTGTTATCTAACTATCGGGAGATGCTGAGATACGGAGTTCAACCATCAGATCCTTCATTCTTCTCCTCCATTCTCAAAGCATGTATAAACCTTTCCTCCACATGTTATGGGAAAACAATGCATGCGCGTTTCATTAAACAAGGTTATGAATCATTTACTTCCATTGGGAATTCCATTTTGGACTTTTACATGAAACGTGGAGACTTGGAATCAGCATTGCGTGCGTTTGATTGCATGAAAAACAGGGATTCAGTTTCTTGGAATATCATTATTTATGAGCACCTTAATCGGGGTGATATAGAAGAAGGTCTACAGTGGTTTAATAAAGCTAGGGTAGCTAGCTTTGCACCAAATACTGCCACATTGATTCTTGTAACTCAGGCATGTCGCAATGTAGGAGCTTACCTTGAAGGACTGGAAATTCATGGGTACATAATTAGGAGTGGATTATGCGCCATGGGTTCCATTCAAAACTCCCTGTTaagtatgtatgtacatataGACTTGGTGAGTGCACGAAAGCTTTTCGATGAAATGTCTGACAAAGATGTGATCTCCTGGAGTGCAATGATTGAGGGTTATTTGCAAAGAGAGGAAGCGGATATTGCCTTGAAGTTGTTTCAGAAAATGGTGTACGAGGATGGGATCCAACCAGATGCAATAACTGCTGCAATTGTTATAAGGGCCTGCGGGAGATTAAGAGACATTCATATGGGAAAGTTGGTCCATGGAGTAGTGATCAGAAGAGGAGGCTATGAGGATTTGTTTGTAAGGAACTACTTAATTGATATGTATTCGAAATGTAATGATGTTGATTCTGCCTTTCAAGTTTACAGGGACATGTCCCAAAAGAACAGTGTTTCATGGAATTCTATGTTATATGGATTTGTCCTCAATGAGAAGTACTCAGAAGCTTTATTATTGTTTAATTTGATGGGGGAGGAAGGGGTCGAGGTAGATGAGGTGACTTTATCGAATTTTCTTCAAATATGCAAACATTTTGTGCTCGCATCTCCATGCAAGTCCGTTCACTGTCTAGTAATACGACGGGGGTACGAATTGAATGAATTGGTTATAAATTCTTTGATTGATGCTTATGCGAAGTGTAATCTCGTTGATCTTGCATGGAAACTTTTTGATGGCTTGGAGGGCAGGGATGTGGTGACATGGAGCACTATGATAGCTGGGTTTGCTCACTGTGGCAAGCCTGATGAGGCCGTCAGGGTCTTCCGTGAGATGACCAAAATGCAGGAGAAGCCCACCGCTATTACCATTGTAAACCTTCTTGAAGCATGTTCATTTTCAGCCGAACTGGGAAGGTCAAAATGGGCCCATGGAGTTGCAATCAGAAGAGACATGGTGGCCAATGTAGCTGTTGGAACTGCAATTGTTGATATGTATGCAAAATGTGGTGCCATTGATACGTCCAGAAGGATCTTTGATCAAATGCAGTGGAAAAATGTGGTGTCATGGAGTGCGATGGTAGCAGCATACGGTATGAATGGTCTCCCTAGAGAGGCATTGGCATTGCTCTCAGAAATGAAATCGCAAGGTCTGAAGCCGAACTTTGTGACTACTCTCTCAGCACTATCTGCATGTAGCCATGGAGGGTTAGTCGAAGAAGGGCTTACCTTTTTTAAATCTATGGTCCATGAATATGGGATAGTACCTGGGATGGAACATTATTCATGTGTGATCGACATGTTGGGTCGGGCAGGAAAGGTGGACCTTGCAATGGAATTGATCAACCAGATCCCTAGTGGTGTTAAGATTAGTGCAAGAGCTTGGGGAGCTCTTTTAAGTGCCTGTAGAAGCCATGGAAACAAGGAAGTTGGTGCAGGAGCACTCTCTCATATTCTTGAGCTGGAGCCGATGAACTCGGCTGGATATTTGCTGGGATCAAGCATGTATGCTGCTGAAGGTTCATGGGACCAGGCAGCAATAATGAAGCAGTTGGCAGAAGATCAAGGGGTGAGGTTCTCTGCTGGTTACAGTATGATTCAAGTCGGAAACAGGGCATGTAGCTTTGTTGCAGGGGATTGCTCCAACCTTCGGGCTCAAGAGATTAACATCATGGTCCAGCAGTTGCATAGTTGCATGTATATCGAGGAAGGGATTCAGTCGGGTGTGACTGAATGCTGAAGTATATTTTGGATCTTCCAAGGAGCAAGGTTTAATGTTCAAATTCAATATCTGGTCAAGGAGAGTGTaaattcaaaagaaaatgaaattttagaCACACATACTATCAAATCcactaatcaaaattttatccaaCTACTGATAAAATTGTAGTTGTAGCAGGAACAATAGTGGTAAGTTGTCATCACAGATTAATCCATCATCTCTTCCAATttgtagtaaaataataaaacttttatCCAATTGATAAATGCAGTTGGCCACTTGTTCAAGGACTGGCAATCTGCACCACCTGGTAAATTTGACTCCTACAAATCAAGCCATGGAAAAGTGTTGTGAATTCCGATCTACCATACCCAACCCAAATTACTATTAGAAATAAacaaatctttttatttaaactctaatggttaaattctgctatcagtccctgtactttttaaattttaaaatttcagtctcaCCAAACGATAATTATTAGATTCATTAAATCTtgctattttcaaaatctaattcaatgaacatattatcatatgtgaaATGTCACATTAGATTATTATTTCCACAAATTACtcaagactgaaattttaaaattcaaaaatattggGGCTTAGAATGTTCTAATTGGAGAATGTGAACTAAATCTACAACCGTACACATAGCATCCCATCCTTATAATAATGCTATCCTTCTTTCTCCAATGATCCAATTCAAAACTCTTTTTAAACGCGATGGCATTGTTATAATATTCAAAACTCTTTTCAAACATGATTGCACTGTTCAAACCATCCCATTCTTTATTGAACTCTATTATGGCTTATCTCGAGTGACTGTGCCAATTCCAAAGAGTATGAACCTATAACACCTCTCACTCAGTCTGGTCGCCAGACCCGAGCAATAAAATGCTACGAACAAATACCACACAGTGACAAGCAATTTATAatctaaaatcacaaataattattaaattatcacATACATGCTTGTATAATcacactaattaatcaatttcaGATAGATAATGACTATATGGAAGCTTAAAAACAATTCAGGACTAAACATggataaatttgaattaaaaacaaaaagttgagaaaattttgaaacaagggtcacacggttgtgtagCAAAGCCATGTGACAGAGCCTAGACCCTGTGGCTTAGAAACATGACTATATAGTCAAACCATGTACAAATTGAAatatgggtcacacgaccatgtcctagcccgtgtgcccaCTCGTGTGAGTATTCGAAATaaggtcacatggctgtgtcgcaGACCATGTGCCAAACCATGTGTGTATTCGAAAtatggtcacacggccgtgtcatagACCATGTGAAAAATCTTGTACCTAAAATTaataagacacacggccgtgtgcacctaaaatgGCTTCTAAAACAAAGCAATTATTCACACATCACTTGGGTACCAAGCCAAACAAAAAGCAATCATTTACAAACCTTAAAAACTCATtcaaacaagcttaaaacatgttaaaacattcaacctaagtgcctaaccaatgtaccctcattggcaCTACATTTCAATAATTCAAAGCAACTTAAAATGGAATTGGTCAAACATACTAATCTTGAGCACGTTAAGTCATTTAACCATCTCATATTTGATGTTTATTCTAACATTATAACTTAGATACAAAGAATACCAAAGCTAATAAGGTAAAACATAGTTATAACTTGACTTGTACCAGTTCCATACTAACATCACTAGGCATATCATGTATTAACTAGTTCCAAACAGTCATCAAGCAGAAAACCAAATATGTAACCAACTGATTCATGACAACATTAAGcaattaacccaaattaaaacgCTTCCAAGCTATCAACAAATTGATTATTTCCAATACACATGTATTTAATTAAATACCATTAACGACCATCAAGATATAAAATGACCAAAACTAGAATATCAcaacttaggtacatgccaaaaccaaacaaaaagaCTGTTCACCATATTTGAGTTTGGGATCGTCGTTAGATGTTGAATCAATGATAGAACTACTAGGTATCTAACCTGTGCATGAGAGAAACAAACGTATACTGAGTATAACTCAGTAGTATTTCTATAgtcaatattaaattataatataaattatgtaatacaTGACTTAACAACAAGATCTAATGCAAATTAATACATATCATAATGCACCATTTAAtattacaattcaatttactATAATAATTCTATCTAACATAATTGTAACACATATACATTTTTCCttataataatcaaaataattttatcacATCAATATTATATACACATTTCCGGACTTAATTCCAGTATCctctattcaatttcatttataatcaaTGTCCCAACTCCATACCATTATTTCATCCATCgtacttatatacatatacacaattATATTTATGTATATCACATCTCAAaacagattcaatttcatatttatattactATACGATATTTCCAAAACTATTCACTTTAATCCTCATtgcaaataataaatttgaattggaccaattcaattcttttttatcatttatagCTTACCTATGAACTTCTCGTGCAATACAGTTCATAAATGTAGCAATTGAAGTTGTTTGGGTTATAGAAATATAAACCGTAAATTCCGAGCTATTCGTCAATGACCttatcttttcatttcttttttgagGAATTTGGTCGACGTTAGCTACGGAGTAAAATAAACAACATATTTCATCAATATACATACAATTTCAAATTCCATTACTAAttaatgcaacttttacattttaatcaatttagtctctaaaactaGAACAAACATAACTTCCACATTTAATCCtgaatttttatatcaatttcacTCTAAGCTAAATTTAACTTCATATTTTTCATCTCTAcctctaaatttcaaaattttcataacttagtccttattgctcaaaatcaactattaactttacaatttagtcatttttcacttctaacctaaaaatctatcaaattagtccttaaaactTTAACTAATCAACAATGGTAACCTCTTCAATCTTAAGCAGTAACAAAAAATAGAACATAGTTTAATTAGTTCGAGATatcgaaattttaaaaatataaaaattataaaaaaatgactaaattgcacaaaCCAATTTTAAGCTTAAAAAATGAAGCCCTATGCGGCTagcttcttcttctccttctctaaTGGTTCGGCcaaagaaagaaatgaagaaaatttcatttctctttctttccacttacatatattatacttttaatttttaacctatgttttaataaataatttttataacattttaataaataatttctcAATTGCCATCCACTTCCATTTTACTAACGATTTAATTGCCTAAAAAGTCCCTTAACTATGATttactttatgatttaattataattaatttttgacTCTTGtgcgatttagtctttatacttaaattttagcactaattcgataaaatttcttaaccaaaatttgaTTCGCatctaatataaatatttacgagtatGCTTTacagaaacaaggtcccgatatcTCAATTTTCAAAACTATCGACTTTAGAACCGATACACTTGTACCTTATATAACtttacaaacaattaaatttattagatCAAATCTAAATATAATACTGTAATACcttcgtaaatattaataaataatattcgcTAATTCTATCATCGGAAAATAGCATTCTGAAACCGCCATTTCCGACTCCACTTGACTTTCGAGTCATTACAGAACCTTTTGCCAAATCCTCCCTTAATTTCCTTCCACTTTCCCCTACATGTTTTCCATCTTGCAATGTTGTTGGAATATTGGCAATGATGCCCTTCCACGGATGAACAAACATCTGCACATCAAGAAATAAACAAAGACACGTCTTTAAGTTTGTAAACAACTAGAAAGTATATGCAGCTATGATGCAGTATAATGACTAAATGCGCCAAATGGATTCCGTAGCATCTCAAAATTTACCACCCAGTAGTGCACGAATCAATGACCACTCACTAAAGATAGTCCTTATTTACAACACAAGTACCTAACTCTAAGTCTAATAATTCCATGGAACCTTTAGCAAGTAAAATATATACAAGAGGATAAACTTACATTAATGTCATACTTCATGTTATTAAAGTGGATTACGCATgtagaattttaaataaattaaatatgtctAATTATTGGTTTGATATAAAAAGCTTTCAttcagtgaatatgtgattttcgATTGTCCattaatataatagaaatattgaACAGCAACGTCAgtgttcataaaaaaatatagataatgAAGTTATACATTTTAACGTTTTCCTTCACTTTCGTCTAAGCCAAACAGAGCAAGAAACACACACATATCATGCATTGACGTTTTCCATTTCGTTTTACTTCACTTTCTAATTGAAGCCAAACAGAGTAATCACATATATATCATGTATCGACATCTCccttttccttcattttctcgTTAAAGCCAGACAGAGTaaacacacatacacacatatataatacCTTATAAAAGTGGAAACTCTGGTAGGAAGCTTGAAAACAGATCACCGTCATCGCAAAAACACCGCCTTGGAACACAGAAAAccttgaaaaatctagagatacaacaaaaaacaaagtaatgaaaatcatttttttttttaattgcgaaAAAATTATCTGCACTGTGCTTGCCAGACCTTTCATATGCCAATATGCtttcgtgtatatatatatatatatgatgttgataaCAATTTGGTGCTTTAATTTCCCCTGGGTCAGACGGCTTCACGAGAGGATGTTAAAACACTGCTAACTGAGAATACTTCATTGCTGATCGACCCATCAAACCATCTATTTGCAGCGTTAACAAACTCCTGCGACAGCTGCATGTAAAAAGAATAGCACAAATAGTAAgagaatatacatataagtgtaATTAATTTAAGCATACAATAAGTCTTCAAATCAAAACTTGAGTTACACTatacatattgtaacaccctaagcTCGACTCGATTGTCGAGCCTGTACTACAGTGTATTACAATCCTTATTGAAGCGATAGTGAATAATTCACCACTAAATTATAccattaatttaactaaatcaaacGAATATACATTCCTCAATTATACTTATATAATTACGAGTTTCATTTATATGCATCTAATAATATACAAACTATCAACCATATATATTTTAGTACTAGACTATAAAGATCAAAGTCTGAttgtaatattatttaatatcgCGGAATCCAACCTACTAGTTACATGCCAACATAACTAAGGATGGAACAACTAAACATTCATGTTAACTCACAATCAATGAGATATCAAGTAGAAAATATAGATCTTAAGGGCTTACCCGAATTCTCTCCAAATCATACCCATCTTCAAGCAAGCTCCTTTCCCTCACAATCGGTCTCCTCTTCTCCTCTCCTATTCGAAACTATCCTTCATGAGAAGTTCTTCCCAAAAACAACGAAAACAACCAAGGCTTCTTTCCtgcatttttttttcctttccaaacggcgaagagaaaaagaaagaaagtggaagatgtaacttttattttgttttaatatataatattaattaattaattaaaattttaacatccTTTTCACTTAAAATTGGCTTTTTTACCCAACTaacttgaaaaaataaatatttataaaaatgaccctATTTGAAAAACTATATCagaaataaattgaaatctaCAGTTTCGAGCGATGCTTACCATCTCACCGCTAGTGTCATGGACCGC
It encodes the following:
- the LOC107939291 gene encoding factor of DNA methylation 4-like — translated: MKDFSRFSVFQGGVFAMTVICFQASYQSFHFYKMFVHPWKGIIANIPTTLQDGKHVGESGRKLREDLAKGSVMTRKSSGVGNGGFRMLFSDDRISEYYLLIFTKVLQYYI
- the LOC107929584 gene encoding pentatricopeptide repeat-containing protein At2g17210, producing MRFPTNLWVSKLPGWSLRIQESSRFGKWVEVLSNYREMLRYGVQPSDPSFFSSILKACINLSSTCYGKTMHARFIKQGYESFTSIGNSILDFYMKRGDLESALRAFDCMKNRDSVSWNIIIYEHLNRGDIEEGLQWFNKARVASFAPNTATLILVTQACRNVGAYLEGLEIHGYIIRSGLCAMGSIQNSLLSMYVHIDLVSARKLFDEMSDKDVISWSAMIEGYLQREEADIALKLFQKMVYEDGIQPDAITAAIVIRACGRLRDIHMGKLVHGVVIRRGGYEDLFVRNYLIDMYSKCNDVDSAFQVYRDMSQKNSVSWNSMLYGFVLNEKYSEALLLFNLMGEEGVEVDEVTLSNFLQICKHFVLASPCKSVHCLVIRRGYELNELVINSLIDAYAKCNLVDLAWKLFDGLEGRDVVTWSTMIAGFAHCGKPDEAVRVFREMTKMQEKPTAITIVNLLEACSFSAELGRSKWAHGVAIRRDMVANVAVGTAIVDMYAKCGAIDTSRRIFDQMQWKNVVSWSAMVAAYGMNGLPREALALLSEMKSQGLKPNFVTTLSALSACSHGGLVEEGLTFFKSMVHEYGIVPGMEHYSCVIDMLGRAGKVDLAMELINQIPSGVKISARAWGALLSACRSHGNKEVGAGALSHILELEPMNSAGYLLGSSMYAAEGSWDQAAIMKQLAEDQGVRFSAGYSMIQVGNRACSFVAGDCSNLRAQEINIMVQQLHSCMYIEEGIQSGVTEC